TTCTTTTTGAAAGTCTTTTAGATGCAGGCATTTTAAAACAATCCATTATTCATTTCTCTCCACATGATTTTTGTAGTGGTTTTGCCCTCAGGCCTCAGTTTGCAGCAAATTAGTTCTTGTCCCCGAGAAATGTAGAGTCACGTACATGTCAGAAATAGAGAAAAAGCAATTCTGAAGAATTCTGAAGAACAGCCATATACCGTCTTACACATCACTGGTGAACTGGATACCAAATACTCATAACCAGATATTTCATGTTATTTGTGGCCTGAAAGATGCTTAGACACCTAACAGAATATTGGAAAGGGCCAGAATATGTAATCCTTATACAAATAAGAAGTTTGTTCTGTAATAATCTCCTAATCTCCTAACTGTGAACTCTCCTTATCTTCTACTGACAGCTGCCATTCCAAATGCTTCACTCTCTgggttttcttatttatttttttctggaatagtTATCTTTCTGATACAATTATCATGAAGAAGCTGATGTAAGAGATCTTGGCCACTTTCTTAAACCAGAATTAGACAATGTCCTCAGTAAATGTTAGTTTATCCTAGAAAGGAACACTGGATTCTGGTGGCCTCACCCAGCACAAATCAGCAGAGAACCACAGACCTGAATTCAAACCAGGTTCTGCACATGAAGGAATGGGAAGTACCCTATTTGTAGAGTAAGATAATTTACACAGTGATGTAGACCAAAATGTCTCcctaaaaatgacattttgaagaAACAGTGACTAGTTTTGAGACCCATTCAGTAGGAAAGTAAAGACAATGACCATAAagacatagaatcatggaatagctggggttggaagggacatttaacgGTCAGCTCTTTGAACTCCTCCTGCAATGAGAAGAGAGATCTTCCACtagacaggttgctcagacccctatccaacctgaccttgaatgtttctggggatgggacatctaccatctctctgggcaaccagctcctgtgtttcatcaccctcactgtaaggATTTTAAtcctcatatctagtctaaatctaaccttttttagtttaaaaccattgccctttgtcctatcacaacaggccctgctgaaaagtatGTCCCTatgtttcttataagccccctttaaataccGAAAGGCCGCAATGTCAAACCAAAATTCATGCAACACCTGAGGCAGTTTAGTACACAGTGCTAGTCATCTGCTCTTCTGCTTATTACAAGTGAGGCTTCTTTTGAATATTAATGCTTAAAGAAGGAGTCAAGACCAGAAAAGTAAATAAAGTATACACTCCAAAGGTTCTTACGTAACTTTCATGAAGTGcttaaaagaaattgaaaaattgaATGTAGCATTTCACTTTTATTCTACTAACAATCTAGGTCAAATCAGAGCCAAACCGTTTACATTTAAAACACCCAAATGTTCCCTAGAGCTCTTAATGATGACACCAGCTTTCATACAATAAACACAATATCAGTTGAACTGTTGTGTTCAAATCAACATTTCACATGCCAGCTCTCCAAACCTTGCATGCACGGAGATTATCTGAGAAATCTCAGATGGATACACAGGACCACTGTACTTTGggcctttctgctctgaaagtccCAAGTGGCCTTCCTGATTTTTATCTCCATTTTCTTATGggcacccaggaattctggagcaAGGCAAGGAATTGAACCTCAGAGCAGGTCATTCAGCACTTTGACCATTTAACCACTgatctttccttcctcctcagatatgtgatttttttgaaaagtCTTTTAAGAATGAGAGCTTGTAACAGTAAGCATTGCACAAGTGCTATGATGGACTGACTTTTTTTCTGGAATCTAGCACAATAAAGCTATTGTCTCAAATCAGCATTTCTCAGGCAAAGTGGTTATATAAAATTTAGAGATAATATTCGCTGTTCAGGATTATGAACAATACCCTCATATCACTGATAATGGGTAGCTTTTGTGCGTTGCCAAACGTCACCTTCCTCCCCAGGCTATTACGCAGTAAACTTTTGACCAGTTACATACTTTACTGCTGGCCTATTGTGTTAGAGCAGCTGCATTTCACAATGTTGCATATCATTTGCTTTGCAATAAAAGGCCTAAAAGAAATAGACATGTATTAATTTACAAATTCATCTTTAATTAATTCCAGCAAGACAGGAGCTTTGCAAGATATGCATTATGACCGAGTGAAACAATCTCTCTGTACTTGGAGaaacatttgaaaagaaatggaaacattACCTTGGCTGATGTTTCAAACCAGCCCACGAACCCATTCTCTTTGCAGAACTGATCCATCTTGATGCCGTTGTTCACAAGAACATCTATTCCCTGGTCACATTTGTTTGCTAACAGGACGGTCGGCACAGGTTTGCCATTTGGAAGAACCAACTTAGAGTCCAAATCCTCTTTCCATTTTGTCACTGCTTCAAACGTTGCAGGTCTTGTAACATCAAAGACAATAAAAGCCCCCATGGCCTCTCTGTAATATACCCTGGTCATGTTTCCAAATCTTTCCTGACCTGTGATGAAGAAAgtaagagggaagaaaaacacaaccGTGTAAAAATCACTGCTTCCAATCTAGGTCATTATTTCACATAGTAGATTTTCTAAGAACATCATGGAAGCTAGGACTGCTTTCTGTAGGTCTCTGGAAAGCTACTCTTTGTCTAAATACTGATAAGTACCATGCTAGACTCATTTGTATGAAAATGAGAGAGAGTTGAGCATGAAAAATGAGTTCTAAAGCAAACACCCAAGGAAATTTAATACCTTCATGACAAGTCTGAATTTCAGTGTACAGCCTTCATAAACTGCCAGATTTCTAGGTCCTTGGATGGTACCAAGGGACTTGGTGTACATTATAGGACTTTAAACATGAGTCACAAAAAATCTAGGTACCAGACTGGAAGCTTCTTGATACTGTGGTACTTTGTGGGAAACATCTAATACAATTGATCTGTTCATGCATGAAGAGGATCCTGCATATTCTCATGCAAGTGATAATAATCAACAGTAACATAATTGAGCTCTGGAACCACATCAGGCATTAGAGTCATTATGAGTTTATTTTTACTGGAAAATTAAAACACAGAGGTCAGCAAGGTGAATTTAAAGCCTTACAAATGTGGAAAGTGTTCTAAGAAATAGCACCACAGTAGCAATATGAAGAGCTGTATTGCTCCAGTGAAAAGATCTGGGAGGGGAAGTTTCACACTAGATCCGTTCAGAAACTGGCTTTATTTGCTGAATTCAAAGTCTTTTCTGGGAAgttatttacagtatttttgtgAGCTAACAATATATTCTGAACATGGACGTTTGTAAATACCTATCATTTTATATGACTAACAGTGTAAAAACACACTTGACGTCAGGATGTTTTGTGTTGGTCAGCTGTGTGTTTCTCAATATAGATGCTGTTTTCATGGGAACTTTGAAAAAATTGTTtccaagaatgaaaataaattacacaGAATTTTTCTTGAAGTGAAGAAAATAGAATTTCCATTGATGTCTACTGCTGAGCTGTGatctgaaaaagaagaattatAAATTTCTGAAACATCTCACGATAACAGCAGTCTTTAAGCAAGGCAACTCGTATATTTAAATGTATGCTTCCACAGCTGAAAAAAGGTGCTAAGAAAACACACAACATTCAATGGAAACCTGTTTCTAACCTCATTTTCTCACAATGGAAGCCTGTTTCTAACCTTATTTTCTCAATGTGCATAATTTTGCACAGGTTAGGAAGACAAGGAGATTGGAAGTCTGCCTCTGACCCTAGGAAGATTACCTGTGAAGGCTTTATCTGCTGCAAATTGTGCTGTCAAATGTAAGGCTGCGTTGAGAACTGAAAAGTGCTGATTACTGGTCTTCTAGACCATACAGTTTCATTTAATGGAAATAGCACTGAACGCACTTATGGGGTCAACATCATCTGTTTGTCATGTTTATCTTTGGTTTTATGCAATAGCTGTTGCAGCAAGGATAAAGTCATTCACATGATACAGAAGCCAAAAATGGATGCCTCTCTTCTCCAAATTCatgttagactttttttttttttaccttaaacAACCACTGTGTCCCAATGACAAAGCAAGATAGAAATATATAATTTCTGGGAAATACGAGGTCATACTGAAAATTTCTTACGGCTATGCCTTATTAAAATGTCTTATGATTCCTATCAGTGGGCTAATCAGATGAATGGCTAAGTCATGTGTTACTCAATAATCTTCTTgttcagcaatttttttcatcTGCAAGAAGGTGCCTTCAAACAAAAGTCAAGATCTGATTAGAAACTTAGCAGTGAGGCAAGCAGCAACATATACAGTTAGTTTTTGATGCATATTGTATTTCAGTGATACTTTATACTTATGCAAAGCTCTTGAGATGATTGCACTGTAGATGAGCTGTAGATGATGTAAGAATCGCTAAACTTGAGTCTTACGTGTATTTATTGGGACACAGATGTCTAAGACAGGTGGGAAACATTGTCATACATCATGAACTAAATAATTAATTTGCAGCATAAAATCATTCATCACAACCAATCAACATTATCAGAGGAATAAAGGACTCTTATGATGCGATCTTCTGGCTAGTAGTGACCCACAAAGTTCGGACAAATGGTATGATGCAgattcctcctcctgcttcctgctgcttttgcagatatgtttttcactgCATAGAAAAGCCACCGTGTTTATAAAAGCAGCTTTATGCAAGAGGACAGAGCCCTTCAATTTCCATTATCAATCActtcaaagaaagagaaagaatggaGCTGCTGGCTGAATAAAGTGCCTAAACCCTTTTTGAAGTGATCTTTTTCACTATCAGTTGTAATTAATATATGAACACACTTGGCATAAAGACATGAAACTTTGAATGGAAAAAGAGGTGGTTTGTAAACCAGAGATTTTTAGTTTTGTGTCATTTGCATAATTGCTTTACTTTTACTTAATTTAATTGTGAAAAAAGTGATCTCTAGTGTTTGCATTGTGCTTGGAGAGCTAAATATTGCATCTAAGGATCCAGGAGGACTCTTTTTTCCAAAGATTGTCGCTTATGTGAACAATTGCTAAACACTTATGTGAACAAATTAATAGATGAGATTCCTAAAACTTTTTCACTTAACATATTTACTCATGAAAATAGGCACTGTTTGATGTATTAAAGGTGTCAGAATATGGCATTAGGTTTTCAGCAACACAACGGCTTAGGCAGCTATTAGGCTAGCAAATAGACCAACCGTTAGGTATTCAGTGATATTTCACAGGCAATCTTGAACATTAGCATCTACTTTATTGCAAGAGGAATGGGTGAACATGGGTTTTGCTTTTCATTGGAAGGGTCAGAAACTTGTGAAATGTTTGTTTGATCTGGCCAATTGCGATTTACTGCTTCCCTTGCAAGGCCACGGGCATCTGGCATCAAACCCCATGAGTCTCATGGCCTTTGCTCGCTGAGACGGTGCTCATTGTTGGGATTCATCAGCCTAATTTTGGTTCCAAAAAATTAACGGAGTCTGTCTAAGATTAGGGCCCCTTTGTAGTCATAGACTGAGAAAAGATATCTTGAGGGCATCTTCTCAGCAAAATCAGACATATAAGAGTGGTCACATAAGCTTCCTTATGGAGGCGTTCAGTCTTTACCCTCAAACCCCTGGCGAGCCTAGGGCGAGTAGCTTATCTCAGATGGTTCAGCACAAGATGTCGAATTGTTAAACCAGATGAATTCTACCCTATTTTGAGGTGAAACCAGTGAGACCAAAGTGCCAAAGCAACAAGATTTCCACTAAAGGGAAAGACTCCCTGTCTGAATGGCACCTGCCTGCACATTCATCCTGATCACAGTGGCACCTCTGTGGCAGCGAAAGGTATCATTTCATGGGCTTAAAGTAATCAACAGCTGAATTTTCATAGCATATCAAAATGCACTCCACATAAATTTGCCAGCATGACTTGTACAGAAATCTACAGTTTCCACTAACCTTTATCATCTCTGATGAAGCTGTAAAAACTAATGATAAAGTGCTAAAACTCAGATCTTGGCCACAATACCTGAAATATAGTGCAATGAAAATTGATTAAAACTGCCTAACACCCAGTTTTAGAATGGGCTTTGCTTCTTGCTACTTCCCTCATAAATGAGAGGCAAAACCTTCTGGGAACCACCATGCTTTACAGAGGGCCTTTAGCCAACACCAAGAAACTGGAATTTGTGGagaatatttaaacattttttacctTTCACTTCAAAATAACTTTCATAATTTTCACCTTTGAATTCAAGTCATTGCCTTTATGGGTTGAAACTTCAGCCAGCCTTGAGGCTGTATTCACCACCCCAGAATGCCGAAAATCAGGCTGTGCACAGGATCAGGCCCACAGATCACACCACAGATCTATACTGAAATGAAACCACCACAGCGAGGGACTTGTTTGTGTTTGCAGAACAGTAATTTCAAGGTAACTTAGCCTAGAAATCACCATGACTATCTTATTTATGCATATGTACTGCTTTGCTTAGCAGCCACTAAAAGTCTAAACCGCTGAGGAAGAGCTGTGCCTGGCATTAGTGAACAGTCCGATAACTCCTTCTGGAGCATAACAGTTTTAAAAACTTTACAACTGCAGAGACATTTGCCTTTATCTGTGCAAAGACTGCTGTTTCTGAAGGTGAAAGTTACAGGTAAAGGAAATTAAACTGTTCTTTCGAGACTGGGGTTGTGTGGATGTCTCCAACACATTGGTCCAACTCTTCATGAAATGAGATCCAGCCTTGTAAAAGCAAACCAATACATTTTTGATAGCAATGAATAATCGAGCCCACACATACGCAGCAGGAGGGATAACAGTGATGCTAAAGTGGCTGTGAAAAATCATCAGGGGAAGGGGAAGACTCTGAAGTGCTGCTGTCTGTCCTCCACTGCCctcacagagctgctccctgcagtAAATCTGATCTGCAGCTAAAGCTGGTCTTCAGAGAAATCTCAGGGCTGTGTGGACATGAAACACAGACAGTGGACTGAGAGCAGCCTTGCAAAGAAGTGAAAGCAAATACACCCAGATCTTCTGTCTATAATAGTTAGTTTCTTCAGAAGCGGTCCCAGCCTGCATCTGCCAGGCCAACCCCACCACAGCAGTCTTGTTCAAAATATGATTAagagtttcctttaaagtttTCCTTCTAACAAGCtgttaatgaatttaaagcataTTCACACAGAGGCAGCAGAAAAGATAAAGGTATAAAAAATTTGACTGAGGAGCAAGATTTAAAGATGTAGGAGACAGCAGTAGAGGTGATGGAACACTTTAACAGGGACATGAACACGAAAAGTGAGAATTTGGGACATTCAATGAAATAAAATGGAATCTTTGGGAGGAAATTAAAGACAAGGAGAATTTTACCATGTATTTCTCCTCCCACACGCAAGAGCAAAAAGCCAGTCACTTGAAACTTTAGGCACTTCACTGGATCAGACATAAATCCATACATTTTAATTCTAGTGTGTTGCTATCGATATTATCATAAACTACGAAGTTTTGTCCATCGATTCCTGCCTAACATCCACAGcttcaggaaaaaaccccaagtcttAATGTAATAACTTGTGAAGCAGAACCTACTTTATCCCTGAATTATTTCTTCTAATGCTTAGTTATCCTTAACTATCCTTAGTTATCTCTCTCACctaaataaatgcagtttcagCATTTAGCTATTAGATCTTATAATAGTTCTGTTTACCAGatgaaagaatacagaaaaatatgttaTAGAAATATAAACTACATTTAACTATGAAACGAGAGGACACCAGATGaacaaaatttgctttttcttcttatgTCTGTAAGGGTAAACAAGGGCAAACCGCTTGGTCCTACCACTGCTGGAGTACGTCCCTCCTCCCATGAAGTCACCATGCCTCTAAATCCTACTGATAACGTAGATCAGCTTGACAGTAGTTTTACTCACAACATTTTTGAGAAAACTGTTTCTAGTTTGTTTAACAATTTCCTACCTACTGATCCACGTGGTGAAGTGCAAGGAAGAGTACACATTACGCTTAGTAGTAAGTTCACCGGCTGTATAACGGAGGGAGGGCAGAGGATGTAAGAGCAAAAATGATAcctgatacatatatatatatacacataaaaccatgcacacatatacatatattttaatgtattgaTATATTTGCTTCAATTCAAGATGTCCTAAATGCCAAGCCAACATCCTTCAGCTTTGTTAGAGACTGAAAATTTATTGCTTTACCCCCAAAGATAAACATGACCTAATAACAGAGATTCCGTCGAAAGAGAGGGGATGTTCTGTGAccaaaggttttattttcttatctcTTGTCCTCGCGTATTTCCATTCTGTAAGTGATGACATATGaccaggcaccactgaaaagagtttggccccatcctcctgacacccacccttcagatatttataagcatttataaggtcccctctcagccttctcttcttcaggctgaacaagcccagctccctcagcttctcctcgtaggagagatgctccagtcccctcatcatcctcatagccctttgctggactctctccagtagctcctcatctttcttgaagtggggagcccagaactggatacagtactccagaagggCCCTTCCAAtcagttttcctttgctttcatttttaaacattttttctcaCCAGTCCTATTCATGATAACTTCTCCGCCAGCACCACCCTGCTCTGAATTCAGTGTGCTGCTTACAGAACCTATTTTCTATGTACAGCCATCAACAGCTAAAGCGCCTTACACAGAAGTCATTAAGACTGAGACAGCAACTCTTTTTATTACCGGCCACAGTCTTGACCTTCACAGCGATGCTTTGAATTGAGCAATTCATATGAAATTTAGTACTATGTTGTAATTCTCTCTGTCATGTGTGATAACTCAGAAAGCATGCTAGTCATTCAGTACTACAACTTGGTGTAATTGCTTCTGCAGCCTGACTGAAAGCTACATCATATGATCTGCCAGCACATGATTAGTAGTGCAATAAATCTCTGAAATAAGGCATGCAAAACAGATTCTTTAATTGCCTGATGCATTCAGAATTTCCTATTAAATGTTCTTTCTCATGTGGAAAAGTTTTGCTggctgtgtatttatttttataatcggTCACTGGTGAGCAATAAAAGCAATGCTTTCCCCACTATTCCAACTCCTAATAAAGAAAACTGAGCATATATGTATTTAATATCATAAACCCATAAGACTATACTGATATGCAAAAAAAGCTGAGGCTATGCATGTTTTGCATGGAGCAGAAATGTTGCATAAGCTTTAGTACCTTGGTGCCAAATTCAGAGCTAAGACATGAGGCAGTTAAGTGGAGAAGAAAGGCACTCCTTCCGCCGATAAGAATGTCAAGAATTTTCTCATTTCACTAGGTTTGCTCGGTGCTGTTGCAGACTAGATCACTGAACCCACAGCTCAGGCCACAGGCTGGCAGAGTTGCCTAACAACTGGTAAAATGTTCACCTCTCTTCCTTACTTAACGAACGCAGCTTCTTAATTTACTTGaattttcaaaacacatttccTTTTTGCTGTAAGCTATTGTGTTATACCTGTACTTGAATTCCTAcatacattaaataaaaaatgattaCTTATATCATGTGAAATACACCATCAAGACAAACTTCTATTTtgtggactgaaaaaaaaatgattgaaTCCTAGTAAGGGGGGGTGGCAAAAAAAAGTTGTGGGTTTAATTGGAAGCCAAGTGTAACAATTCCAAAGCACTGAGAGCAATAATATCAGATTCTATGTTTTTTAATTATGTAAGCATGCAAGGATAGCTggtcttattcttttttttccacacagagtaaattatctttttttgccTGATGTTGGAATAAGGACAAGGAAACATGAGTAAATTAATTTCTAACAACCAGGACTAGTGCCAAATAGAAACTCTTCCCTTTCCAAAGCATGTCTGAAGTAGTTTACATTTCATTGGGCTGAAGGAAGGAAGgtaggagagagaggaaggaaaggaagaaggaagataTTTTGATAAAGTAACTCAGTGATACtgtttccttattttttaaactataaaaataattttaaccatCTTATTGAATCCCTCATCTCTTCCACCAAATTGAACAGATCCGACAGGAAATTCTTGCTACCCTTCCTCCCATCACACAGATCTGTTAGGCTAACGAGGGAAGCTGAACAGTGGCAGCTGCAGGGGaagaactggcatttgcaaagagGTGCCCATGTCCCCGCACGGGTCTTAGGGCTTGGGAGAGCGACCAGACAGGTCGTTTCACACTCTGACACCCCTTGTTTGGGGGTCTGCTGGCTTTAGGGAAACGCCAAAATGTCAATCTGCCCTTTAAGTTTTCTGTCCTTGGTCTCCTCTCCCTCACCACATAGGCACCGGTAGTTTCCAACTCAAAGACTGGTATAAACAAATTTGGGTCTATATTTTATATTGTCTCTGGACAGGTTATGGGGCAAAGCGTTCTCCTCTGTACTCACCCGCAATATCCCAGAGCTGCAGCCGTACCACAGTCTCGGCATCCCAGCTCAGCACCTTCAAGGCAAAGTCCACCCCGATGGTGGCCCGGTAGTGGGGGGAGAAGTTCTGGTGGACATAACGTTTGATGATGCTGGTTTTGCCCACTCCCAGGTCCCCGATCACCAGCAGCTTGTAGAGGTGCTCCTTCTGATTGTGCTTCTGCATCTTTCCTGTGGCTGCGGCTGCTCCCTGCAAACTGATTGCATGCTCTGCCCGAGGAATCCTGCCAGCCCgagggggagagagggagtgAGGAaccagggagggaaggagagaaggtaGGTGGAGGCTCTTTCCCTTTGTACGGAAGCAGGATTACCAGGTCCAGCAGGCAGCCCTGTTGGGAGGTGAAGTAAGCAAGGGACTGGGGGGAAGAAAGTCTCCCAGAAAgttttgtgtgtatgtgcgtAAAGGTCAGCACGAGGTGTGTCTGGGATTAGTCTGGCTGCTAAAGACTTTGCACGAAAATTCACGCAGTGGTCCTGTTCCCTATTTCACTCCTTGCTGGGAGGACAGTGTTTCTGTTGTGCACTAGTTTTACATACGTTTTTAAATCACTGTCTTCTTTGTGATAATTTATCACCCTATGCTTGTTTCCAGACATCTTTAAAATAGCAGTCACTGCAAAAAAGCAGACATCTCCTTTCAGAGGTTTCACGTCTCCATCAAAGTGCAAAAACTAAACCAGTGTGGCTTTAAATTTGGATGTGATTTGGCTTTAATCAATGTAAGTCAGTGTGAATGCAGTTACATCACTAGAAGTGGCAGTTATAGCAACATATAGCATCTTTACATGTGTCCACACTAGGAGGGCTGTACAAATTCAGCTATAAcagatacatattttaaaaattcattaacatGGCACTGTACCTATCAGTACACTCACATCTACTGAATGCAGCACACAGCctatgctttgttttttcataCAACTGGACTCCAGAATGCAAAAACTTCAGATTTATCCCATGACTCTGATAATGAGAAGTTATGAAAGCATAACAGCATTAGAGCATATGAATGCCAGTGTCTCAGGGGTTCTCTGTTTTCCAGAATAGGTGATATCAAACTTGCAAACAGTTGAAGACACTTGAGTAAATCATTCCACGGACATGACTGACActatattttaaacaaagaacACAGTGACAGTTTCAGCTTGGCAGCTTTGCTGGAGACCCCTATCCATTGCCTAGAGGTGTTTGATCCTTTAACAGTTTTGATAGCAAACCTCCAGAATTTCAGTATTGTATAAAACTCATCCATGAATGATTTGTATATTTATTGATGATCCTgataaaacaaaaacatattttacagTTCTTAAAATGTTATTTGATGGAGTTCTTATCCAAATGTGCACTGAAATTGTATTACATATTTGTCATCTATCCAAAAAGCTGGATTTTAGTAGACAAAGAATTCAGAAGACTTATGTTATGCAATCTTTTATAATCAGTCTTTAAACTCTAACTTTAAAGTTTGTATACGTGCACAAACACAAAGTGGAAATGGGTAATTTGaggagaaaaatgtctttttttccttgaaactttttcttctaaataagAGGCCTTTTTCACTAAGATAAATTCTCTTTTGAAAAACAAGCTGTCATTTGCATTCTTCTGTTTGGATAGAAAATTTTAAAGGGCTTAGCCTTGTTAGCTACGGACGTCATGAAAGACTACAATTTGAGAAGCAAACAAGTTCACTCCAATCAGTTATTATCTTTACATGATTCAAGCTTAGTGTTGTTGCTACTGGTAGTGTGTGGTCTGTGAATCATACCTTCACAGCACTGCTGTTTTCATAGAGGGTCCAAAACCCAAGTGCTTCTAAGCACTCACAATTCCCCTCTAAAGATTTCCCGTTTTAAAGGCTGAAAAAAGAACAGGCTGAGGGGGTTTAGCAACTCAGGGAATGACAAAATTGGTGTTTTGGATGAGGTTGAAATTACATCTAATCTTTTATCCTTCTTTTATGATAGCCAAGGCTCAGAGAACAGTGCATGGAGGATCACCGTGAGCAGATATTCGGTAGCTGGAGGCCTTAGGCTATTAATAAGTGTAGTTAGAGATTGGCCTACACCCAGAAGCATGAGGCTTTACCTCTTTTCCAAAGTTTTTGTTAGCATTAGCTATAATAGCTCTGGATAATCGTGTTATTTGTTTAAGTTTCCAATTCTTCTTTGAACCTGGCTAAACTCTTGGCCCCAGCAACACCCTGGTACAATGAGCTCCTCATAGGCTTAGTCAAGGTCACCCTGGGATGGTGGTAGGGCTACAAGCAAGGTGTTCAGTGAGGTGTTCAGAAGTGGGGTGAGCATGTAGGAGGCTTTGTTGCATTTAGAGGGATGATTTGCTGAGCTAAAGTGAAGCATGGACTGAAGTGTCTTGCTGAGTGAAAGCTGTACCCAGATCTCCTAACTCCATGGTGAATTGGCTTTTATAGACACTGTCTGCTGAATGCTTCTGAGGTTGGGTAAGGCCCTCAGCCCTGCCTTGCTTCACCTTTTTGGAGGACTGTTCCCACATCCTGAACTATGTCTGTACTGGTTTGGCTTCACTGTCATctggaggcactggggcagggagGTGCGTATGTCCTGCTTgtttgcagctctgctgcaggagcagtAAGTGCTGTCATGGGAGAAGGCAGATAATTTGGGCTGCTCATGTCTTCAGCAATCACTGCAA
The window above is part of the Opisthocomus hoazin isolate bOpiHoa1 chromosome 1, bOpiHoa1.hap1, whole genome shotgun sequence genome. Proteins encoded here:
- the RAB38 gene encoding LOW QUALITY PROTEIN: ras-related protein Rab-38 (The sequence of the model RefSeq protein was modified relative to this genomic sequence to represent the inferred CDS: substituted 1 base at 1 genomic stop codon); translated protein: MLTPLLNTSLNTLLVALPPSQGDLDXAYEELIVPGIPRAEHAISLQGAAAATGKMQKHNQKEHLYKLLVIGDLGVGKTSIIKRYVHQNFSPHYRATIGVDFALKVLSWDAETVVRLQLWDIAGQERFGNMTRVYYREAMGAFIVFDVTRPATFEAVTKWKEDLDSKLVLPNGKPVPTVLLANKCDQGIDVLVNNGIKMDQFCKENGFVGWFETSAKENININEASRCLVKHIIDSESDPVQSAEPDIIKPHLNSSKIVSCSACFKS